The Ascaphus truei isolate aAscTru1 chromosome 20, aAscTru1.hap1, whole genome shotgun sequence genome includes the window GCTGATCCTCTGGGACCTGGGGACAACTTTTCGGCAGCTTAACTTAAGTCATTCAACTACTGCCGCATCTTTAACGTGTGGGTATCTTTGGATCATTCTTTGTCCCTCTGCACCCTGGGGGACTTAGTACGTTGTTCCCATATGGGCTCTGGAAGCGGGCTGGCTGCGTCAGAGGCAGTAGGGGCTTCACCCAGGCTCAGCTTATGGAGGAAGGCTGGTCCCTCTTCCGACTCCCTTATTGTGAATGCCTTGCCTCCTCTCACCACCTGGaggccgaaggggaaggtccacctgtacctgacccccttctccctcagggtcttcgtGACCGGTAGCAGGGATCTGCGGCGGGCCAGCGTCAACcggggacaggtcctggaagaTGGACAGCCTCGTGCCCTTGTGCTCCACAACAGGTAAGGGTCTGGTTTTATGTAGGACAGCCTCCTTTGTTCTGTAATGGTGCAACCGGAGTACTATATCTCTGGGCTGCTCGTTCTGGAGCGGTTTAGCTCTTAGGGCCCTGTGGCACCTGTCCATCACCAGGTGATCTTTTGGGGGTGTCTGGGAGCAGAGCCTCCAGCCATTTTGTAATGAACTCATCGCAGTCCAGGACAGATTCAGGGACTCCTGTAATCCGGAGGTTATTACGCCTGTCCCTGTTCTCCGAGTCCTCCTGGCGCTCCCGTAATTCATTTATCTGATCTTGCAGATCCGTGTATTTCCGATCTTGCCTTTTGATCGCTCTGATCGAGTGGTCCATTTTGTTCTCCAGAATATTTGTCCTCTCCCCAAGGCCGGACACCTCTTTCTTCAGGTCTTTAATCTCTTCGTGGAATAGTGTCTTTAGATCGGTGTATAATTTATCAAAGTCACATTGTCTGACTGGTCGTAGCGCCGGGTTGTCCCGCTCATCCACTTCGCATTCAGGCTCTGTCTCCGACCCGGAATTTGAATGAGGCGCTATttcccctcccgctccactcgtcCCTGCACGGCCGAAGTATTCCGGCAATCCTTTCTTTTTAGCCACCTTGGGGCCTTACCTGGAGATCCTGGGACAATAGGGGCTTTATTTATGGTAACTGGAGTAGTTTTGGTGCTTTTGTTAGGTTTCAGCTAACGTTATCTGTAAAGCGAGGCACGGAGCTCCTAACCTATGCGACcatgctccttgccgtcgcgcatgcgcctacctCACAACATTTTTTAACTATGCAGTGACTAAATTCCAAGTGGCAGGTCTGCTCTGATTGCTTCATATAACACCCCCTCTAACACATGCATTCATTCCATTTATCCATATACAGTACACTTTCACTATAACCCCTCCCTACAACTCTTCCTATTTCTCCATATAGCAACTCTGTATATCTCCTCCTTTTGTTCCATATacatgctccctataactcctcttgtTGCTTCATATAACCACTTCCTATAACTCCACTACTTCCTTCATATtacctgtccctataactcctccctgtAGCTCTATATAGCtcctccctttaactcctcccattgctctATATAACCTCCCTTTTTAACTCCTCCCATATTGCTCCCATAAACACTATATAtatctgtctaaaagctgtgtttaaaacagcatgcattggcttggcTTTGGCTTTGGaatgtgtaatacgagcttgagacaaaaggtagcactgagtgctcatttgcatgtcttttcccagaatcccttgctgcagtggaagcgctgtatgctgggtgacaatggggaaagacagggttgcagacctgtctaagacatgcaaatgaacatacagtaatttttacagttgctttatatatatatatatagggaagaagtgacctaggcgcaaataagccaggaaagatacaaagagaaaaatatcatagggcagtatgtctgtaacTTTCAGAGTCAAGGTGGTAACTGCATCTCATTAAGTGTTTGGAATTTGCGCTGTTTGtatcttgtttatatatatatatatatatatatatatatatatatatatatatatatatcttatactatattagtgaaagcactgtatgcctgcctgcctgcctgcatgcatgccagcctgcctgcctgctggatgtccggtgtccctaggggaaatctcattggtcccttgggccgcccccgcacacctctcattggcctgaggcggagtgacggcccaaaggacacacagggacacaaacacacacacagggacacaaacacacacacagggacacacacagggacacacacagggacacacacagggacacacacacacacacacacacacacagacacacacacacacacagtagggaggggggtgtacattagcagcattgtataacccgggggggggggggggctcacatacccgcctccgcctccgcctcttcctccccgaaatcagcctccacacccgcgcgcacgtcctcctctccccgtgtctcccgcgctttcaaacacccccctccccctccccggcgccgctacagtgagcggaggagcgagtgcccgggacacagcgggggagcggcaacaacaagctgcctcccgcctcagttccacgtgggagcggccggacgggtgagtgagcggccttcacccacccctcaccccccttcaaatcacctccccaccacccccccccccccccagcgccgctacagtcagcggagtgagcgagcgcccgggacacagcgggggagcggccacaacaagctgcctcccgcctcagatccacgtgggagcggccggacgggtgagggagctgccggacgggtgagtgagcggccggacgggtgagggagcggccttcacctcccctcaccccccttcacctcccctcaccccccttcacctcacccacccctcacctcccctcactccacttcccttcccttccacctccctccacccccccttcacctcccctccacccccccttcacctccaccccccttcacctccccttcaccccccccacctccccttcaccccccacctccccttcaccccccccacccccccttcacctcccctccacccccccttcacctcccctccaccccccttcacctcccctccaccccccctttcacctcccctccaccccccctttcacctcccctccacccccccccttcacctcccctccactccccccccctcacctcccctccaccccccccttcacctccccttcacctcccctccaccccccccttcacctcccctccacccccccttcacctcccctccacccccccttcacctcccctcaccccccttcacctcccctcacccccttcacctcacctcccctcacccacccctcacctcccctcactccacttcccttcccttccacctccctccacccccccttcacctcccctccacccccccttcacctccccttcacccccccccacctccccttcaccccccacctccccttcacctcccccccaacccccccttcacctcccctccacccccccttcacctcccctccacccccccccttcacctcccctccaccccccccttcacctcccctccaccccccccttcacctcccctccactcccccccctcacctcccctccacccccccccttcacctccccatcacctcccctccaccccccccttcacctcccctccaccccccccttcacctcccctccacccccccttcaccccccctccacccccccttcacctcccctccaccccccccttcacctcccctccacccccacccttcacctcccctccacccccaccttcacccccccttcaccttcccttcactccccccttacaacctcccaccacctcctcaccacctccaccccccttcccacctcccccaccccccttcccaactccccaccacctccccccccttccccccacccccccccccttcccaccacctcccccccaccccctccccttcccaccacctcccccccacctccccttcccccccacccccctccttcctaccacctcccccccaccccccctccttcccaccacctcccccccacccccccccccttcccaccacctccccccccaccccccccccttccctgaggcggagtcacgggccaaaggacacacagggacacagacacacacacacacacgtagacacacacacacacgtagacacacacacacacacacacacagacgtagacacacacacacgtatacacacacacacttatacacacacacacgtatacacaaacacacacacacgtagacacaaacacacacacgtagacacacacacacatagacacacacgtagacacacacacacacacacacgtacacgtacacacacgcacgtatagacacacacacgtacacgtagacacacacacatgtacacgtagacacacacacacatgtacacgtagacacgtacacacacacacacacacacacacacatgtacacgtacacgtacacacacacacacacacatgtacacgtagacacgtacacacacacacatgtacacgtatactcacacacatgtacacgtacacacacacatggagacatacacacacacacatggggacatacacacacacacatggagacatacacacacacacacatgtacacatacacacacacgtatacactcacacacgtatacacacaggtatacatacacataatgtatacacacacacacatgtatacacacacatgtatacacacacatgtatacacacacacacatgtatacacacacacacatgtatacacacacacacatgtatacacacacacacacacgtgtatacacacacacacacgtgtatacacacacacacatgtgtatacacacacacatgtgtatacacacatgtgtatacacacacatgtgtacacacacatgtgtacacacacacatgtgtacacacacacacacacacacgtgtacacacacatgtgtatacacacacatgtatatacacacacatgtatacacacacacacacatgtatacacacatacacatgtatacacacacacacatgtaaacacacacacacacacacacacttatacacacacacacatacaatgtatacacacaaacatgtatacacacacacaaacatgtatacacgtgtatacacacaaatgtgtatacacacacacacgtgtatacacacacacatgtgtatacacacacatacgtgtatacacacacacgtgtatacacacacacgtacacatacacacacacacacatgtatacacacacacacatacaatgtatacacacaaacatgtatacacacacacaccccagcaccaccacatcagcacaccggtatgcccccccagcacactggcattctcgcctccccaccattcccagcccccatcaacaccatcagcacccacacatcgccacctttgcacctcccccatcagcacacccacatccgcacccccacatcagcaccaaaccctcccaaatcagcacaccaatacaatcaccatcagtacagccacagcagcactaccaccgcacatgggccgcgtggaccactccccacccaaatgccacacccacaccacaaacatcccgggcaacgccggggctctcagctagtatatatatatatatatatatatatatatatatatttatcatccTATTGCTCCGTATAACCATGCCCTATAACTCCTCCGATTGCTCCATATAAGTGCGCCCTATAACTCCACTCTATATATTAGTTCCCTATAGTTCCTAATTTTGCTCAATATAACTGCtacctataacgcctcctattaccccatataactgatCCCTAAAACTCCTACTTACCTcgttgtaggcggacgctcacagaagtatgcaagggagtctggttatagtgaaattaaataaggctttttattgcgcctgtttccttaacatcaggaaaccatccaaacaaggggttaacaaagcttccattcacttgggagtatttctagtgaaatactactgtatgcagtcctcactccctttagataagcatgtctcccagccccaaacatatagcatgaaaaaaagcagatatataaagtctcataaatgaaagtcttatctgttccttgtggtttggagggaaaatattctctgttcctgcgttgctacctttcctcaggttttgtcagcattcaggtttagaagtttcccctgtgtcttgaaagcagctctgttgtttcttctggcagggctcaagacaagttgtgagagtcaaggacaatctctgcttggtctccaagttcagctcaggtgtgagctaaggagtctcacttcctgtctcaaaagacaggcttttctaagcaatctaatcaggcaggtggtgtttgttagcAGAGAGAAgaatattcagcgctcgtgctgcagatgtgaAGATAGGAAAATCCttttgctgcacgtgcatggagcgtctccccaaatgctcccacttcaaaggtgatcccccctaaaaaggggggaggacaccctgagaaacagaaaagaaaaaatgcacagatgcgcaccagggattagattaatgttatttattattaaaaaatacacataaacagctgagaggatccaacccctcctcagctaaatgggttaaactgcccagatatataaaccatacatatggactctaaaaatagaataccctaaacagtaaaacacacacagtaaaaatatacattcaatgttaaaagaaataaacaaagaaaatagCAACAGCCCAAGGTAATTTAagttaaaaccgccatagaggactataataccgctgacagggggaaacgaacactcacactggggcagaagtgggggtccacggatgaccgcacaggatccggatcgcggcaccgcaGAAGGTGAAAAAACACCACTtgtgcctcaggcaggctccgtctcagcctctcagcaaacacacgcaggatgacctgtcgtgacctctacgtggggtttgttaattgactaccagcagttaaccaccacactgctggattagaggcacattaactcccctgttacacttgTCATATTTTAATGATACTTATACAAATGATTAAACTTCAAATATGGCAGTCCAAATACAAATTGTGTTAACTCTGTTGTGTTTTCTTTAAATACAAGAGCATCTTCttcttatatatatttctttagcgCTAACTTGATCTCCTGATTTCTCAGACTATATATAATTGGGTTGAGGAAAGGAGTCCCCACTGTGTACAGAAGGGATATGGCCTTATTTACATTAAATGAGAGTCCTCTAGATGGTATCATGTAAACAGTTATTAAAGTCCCATAAAATAGGCCCACTACTGTCAAGTGGGAGctgcaggtggagaaggctttctgtTTCCCAGTCGTGGTTGGAATCCTGAGGATGGTGAGGGAGATGAAGACATATGTTGAAATGATGAAGACAAATGGAAAGAGGGTTAGAGGGATGGCAAAGATAAAATCTGCTAGTTCAACAATGGATGTGTCTGAACAAGAGAGCTGCAGAAGGGGAGCAAGATCACAGAAGTAATGGTCAATGATATGAGGACCACAAAACTGTAACCTGCATATCTGAATATTTAGGAATAGGGATACAATGAACCCTATCAGCCAAGACCAGATAATCAGGTGGAGACAAAGCCTGAAGTCCATGATGGAGGTGTAACGCAATGGGTTGCAGATGGCCAGGTATCGGTCATATGACATCACTGTTAGAAAAAGACACTCAGCTGTTGTTAAAGCACCATAGAAGTAAAATTGCATGATGCAGCCAGTAAAATGTATGGTGCCCCCACCATTCAATACAACATGTAGCATATTAGGGGCTATGTTGGTGGTAAGGACGATGTCAGACAAGGACAGGTGACAGAGGAAGAAGTACATGGGAGATTTAAGGCTTTGACTGTTTGACACCAATACGATGATCAGCAGGTTTCCAGTCAATGTAATGATGTAGATCACGAGGAACAGAATGAAGAGGGCAACATTGAAGCTTTGAAGGTTTTGAAATCCTAGGAGCAGGAATTCTGTGACTGTGGTCTGGTTCTCCTCAAGCATATCCTGGAGAGaagaaaagggaagggagggaagctTAGGGTAGGGTACAGTAAAGTACAGTAAGGTAGGGAATTGAAAAGAATGCCGTAGTGCTTCACATCCCATAACACCTATTTCAAAAGGTTCTAGTTTGACATAACACTAACTCAACCTCTGGAGACAACTGATCTGGGATATGAAAAgttaaacatttgtttttttaattgtttttttttttttttcatattttcagAATTGGATAATATCATAGATATGTAGAATTTGACAGCAAATAAGAACCCCTAGGACTCTCGTGTCAGGCCATTTTCATATGTGCTGTAAAACCCAAGGCCCTGTTAAATCCATGGCTTTCTGACATATTTAGAAAATGGCATGATATCTATCCTAATTATGTTAGAGATCCCTTACTGTATCAGCACCTACCACGCCTATTGCAAAGCTATTGCCTGAAACCACCACTCTTTCCATGAAAAAGTACTTGATCATATTTCCCCTTagctgccaccctccagcttcagaaaATGACCACTTGTTTTAGCACTTCTCTTTGATTGGAATACCTTTCCCTCCTGCACCTTGCTTAAACACGTTATATATTTGAAAATGTCTTTCATATCCCCTGCTGCTTTCTATTCTGTaagttgtacatatatatatatatatatatatatatatatatatatatatatatatatacatatacaaagtgttcgacaaacctatacatttgctcgccccgggcgagtggatttaacccccgggcgagtaaatattggcccaagcagcacacgtttggtacaaggtggcgagtagatttttttgtgtggcgagtagattttttggtgatttgtcaacctctgcatgtacatatacacattcatatacatatacatatatat containing:
- the LOC142471379 gene encoding olfactory receptor 11L1-like, producing MLEENQTTVTEFLLLGFQNLQSFNVALFILFLVIYIITLTGNLLIIVLVSNSQSLKSPMYFFLCHLSLSDIVLTTNIAPNMLHVVLNGGGTIHFTGCIMQFYFYGALTTAECLFLTVMSYDRYLAICNPLRYTSIMDFRLCLHLIIWSWLIGFIVSLFLNIQICRLQFCGPHIIDHYFCDLAPLLQLSCSDTSIVELADFIFAIPLTLFPFVFIISTYVFISLTILRIPTTTGKQKAFSTCSSHLTVVGLFYGTLITVYMIPSRGLSFNVNKAISLLYTVGTPFLNPIIYSLRNQEIKLALKKYI